A section of the Alkalihalobacillus sp. LMS39 genome encodes:
- a CDS encoding YjcZ family sporulation protein: MGHTYGSGFALLVVLFILLIIIGTAYTW; encoded by the coding sequence ATGGGTCACACTTATGGTAGTGGATTTGCGTTACTCGTTGTATTGTTTATCCTTCTCATCATCATTGGAACTGCGTATACTTGGTAA
- a CDS encoding YjcZ family sporulation protein produces the protein MTHTYGGGFALIVVLFILLIIIGSTYAW, from the coding sequence ATGACTCACACTTATGGTGGCGGATTTGCGTTAATCGTTGTGCTGTTTATTCTCCTCATCATCATCGGTTCCACTTACGCTTGGTAA
- a CDS encoding DUF2524 family protein, with protein sequence MAIHEQVNQFVEKANETIELAQQQLDLAKRVEAGDPEDYSEAQLKLEEINDELNSLIRSATPEQRDQLHRAQQRVSQMQNNMILKR encoded by the coding sequence ATGGCCATTCATGAACAAGTGAATCAATTTGTTGAAAAAGCAAATGAAACAATTGAACTTGCTCAACAACAATTAGATTTAGCAAAACGAGTAGAAGCAGGTGATCCTGAGGATTATAGTGAGGCTCAGTTAAAGCTAGAAGAAATCAATGATGAGCTAAACAGCTTAATTCGAAGCGCAACGCCTGAGCAACGTGACCAATTGCACCGTGCACAACAACGCGTGTCACAAATGCAAAATAATATGATTTTAAAACGGTAA
- a CDS encoding YjcZ family sporulation protein: MTHTYGSGFALLVVLFILLIIIGATYTW; encoded by the coding sequence ATGACTCACACTTACGGAAGCGGATTTGCGTTACTTGTTGTATTGTTTATCCTTCTCATTATCATCGGTGCGACTTACACTTGGTAA